Proteins from one Sphingomonas sp. HF-S4 genomic window:
- a CDS encoding autotransporter outer membrane beta-barrel domain-containing protein yields MTNRNTARARLAASASAVVTILAGYGRAAAQTCTPRPDGTTILCSGPITTSQSITLTPPRDTINTDPSFSIDTSSGPALTITGPGAFNNSSGGAISGQTDGIRFTTSSGAINLTTSGAVTGRTGSGIYARNTAGNIAITAGAVTGLNTVVDAATFGANSNLSVTLNGPVTQLNAPGSTGRVQAIYARVQGYSSTGSLTVTTGDVTADWRAIWASNQGSGDVSVTSTGTLRGSGDSTLDARALGGGDVTVNVRDVVGESTAVNARSATGDINVTVSGAVGVSSATQSLAESARAINTQASVSGGASSGATNIRVTNTGSIRSTSQAINALGGGGAITILLDGETRRTGSLTTSPGNANSVVAAQQIAGAPATPITITANADVIDESRLAAGLYADSTGPIRIDLAAGATVDAGVAIDAGGAAAINVAGTLIGRNLNAAGYVPGVASAVLLDMAAGQAGSLTVATTGRIDGQVTVNRNLNNSATFALTNAGTITQTVFSQADITLTNSGTITASTGQPAILAQGRNAKVVLTGGTVAGDIRLADSDMSSASSLDWRAGAVIGGIDVSPLSGNVTTAPGTTVTIGAAAQLSGLTYLRANAATDTLVLDGVQMRGASMDIPDASRGVAIGRNSSAFKTIRLTNGAVLSLTGSLRTNSGPASSIDIDASSTLRTGSAPNATIGGPDTTALGFVLNNAGVLDLASGGTPGDLATINGGYVQAAAGSLIVGVTPTAIDRLNILGTASLAGNLAIAWAPGTYVAGTRNFLSSTALSGSFATIGNAPGTSAPTDLSASVAYTATGADLVLTIATPTPTPTPTPTPTPTPTPTPTPTPTPTPTPTPTPTPTPTPTPTPTPTPTPTPTPVVAPASARLFSQQIAGFLTGTETQALDLLGRVQPDGGGNSFFNRETGEPHRSRAWLEARGTTTGAGFRARSASLQMGGDLTAGSQTRVGLALAYERNSVDRAGSGGSSGDGDAVSASLYASQPLGPIGLSAVVSYSRAWLDSMRDTGAGIARAKRDLTTLSGGIQLSAPVVSGGFILTPAAGVLVSHVKADGFTERGALPGFAIRGRESSQSLASPFATLGVSYKFVAGNGTAWVPDVEIGYRRSDVAHGLDTALIAEDGTVFGGNRAELSRNVMRGGASLSVHRDRWTVYASYRAQVADGWDNHSGRVGLRWAF; encoded by the coding sequence ATGACCAACCGCAATACCGCGCGTGCCCGGCTGGCTGCCAGCGCCTCGGCAGTCGTCACCATTCTCGCAGGCTATGGCCGCGCTGCCGCGCAGACCTGCACGCCGCGCCCCGACGGCACCACGATCCTTTGCAGCGGCCCGATTACCACATCGCAGAGCATCACGCTGACGCCACCGCGCGACACGATCAACACGGACCCCAGCTTTTCCATCGATACCAGCAGCGGCCCCGCTCTGACCATCACCGGTCCGGGCGCCTTCAACAATAGCAGCGGCGGCGCGATCAGCGGACAGACGGACGGGATCCGCTTCACTACGAGCAGCGGCGCTATCAACCTTACCACCAGCGGGGCGGTGACTGGACGCACCGGTAGCGGCATCTATGCGCGTAACACCGCAGGCAACATCGCCATCACGGCCGGCGCGGTTACCGGGCTGAACACCGTCGTCGACGCCGCCACGTTCGGTGCGAACAGCAACCTCTCGGTCACCCTGAATGGTCCGGTAACGCAGCTCAACGCACCCGGCAGCACCGGACGCGTCCAAGCCATCTACGCCCGCGTACAGGGCTATTCGAGTACGGGTAGCCTCACCGTCACGACCGGCGACGTTACTGCAGACTGGCGCGCAATCTGGGCGTCGAACCAGGGTTCGGGTGACGTCAGCGTCACCTCCACCGGCACGTTGCGCGGCAGCGGCGATTCCACGCTCGATGCCCGTGCGCTGGGCGGTGGCGACGTGACGGTGAACGTGCGCGACGTGGTGGGCGAAAGCACAGCGGTCAACGCTCGCTCCGCGACCGGGGACATCAACGTCACCGTCTCTGGCGCAGTCGGCGTATCGAGCGCTACCCAGAGCCTGGCGGAGAGCGCGCGGGCGATCAACACCCAGGCTTCGGTCTCCGGTGGCGCCTCGTCCGGGGCCACGAACATTCGGGTGACCAACACCGGTAGTATCCGCTCCACCAGCCAGGCAATCAACGCGCTCGGCGGAGGCGGCGCGATCACGATCCTGCTCGATGGCGAGACGCGGCGTACCGGAAGTCTGACAACGTCTCCCGGGAACGCCAACAGCGTCGTGGCGGCACAGCAGATCGCCGGCGCCCCCGCGACCCCGATCACAATCACCGCCAATGCCGACGTTATCGACGAATCGCGCCTTGCGGCCGGCCTCTACGCTGACAGCACCGGCCCGATCCGGATCGACCTGGCGGCAGGTGCGACGGTGGATGCAGGCGTCGCTATCGACGCGGGGGGAGCGGCGGCGATCAATGTCGCCGGCACGCTGATCGGACGCAACCTCAATGCCGCCGGCTACGTCCCGGGGGTCGCGTCTGCGGTGCTGCTCGACATGGCCGCCGGGCAGGCCGGATCGCTGACGGTGGCGACCACCGGTCGGATCGATGGGCAGGTGACAGTCAACCGCAACCTCAACAACAGCGCCACTTTCGCGTTGACCAATGCCGGTACGATCACACAGACCGTCTTCAGTCAGGCCGACATCACCCTGACCAACAGCGGCACGATCACCGCCTCAACGGGTCAACCCGCCATTCTTGCACAGGGACGGAACGCGAAGGTCGTCCTGACTGGCGGAACGGTGGCCGGCGATATCCGCCTCGCCGACAGCGATATGTCGAGCGCGAGTTCGCTGGACTGGCGCGCGGGCGCAGTGATCGGCGGCATCGATGTCTCGCCGCTGAGCGGAAACGTTACCACCGCGCCGGGCACCACCGTCACCATCGGCGCGGCGGCGCAGTTGAGCGGGCTGACCTATCTGCGGGCAAATGCGGCCACCGACACGCTCGTACTGGACGGGGTGCAGATGCGCGGCGCGTCGATGGACATCCCTGATGCCTCGCGTGGCGTGGCCATCGGCCGCAATTCCAGCGCCTTTAAGACCATACGCCTGACGAACGGCGCGGTGCTTTCGCTGACCGGTTCCCTGCGCACCAATAGCGGACCGGCCAGCTCGATCGATATCGACGCGTCTTCGACCCTGCGCACCGGCAGCGCCCCGAATGCGACGATCGGCGGACCCGACACGACCGCCCTTGGCTTCGTGCTGAACAATGCCGGAGTCCTCGATCTCGCCTCAGGCGGCACGCCGGGCGATCTCGCCACGATCAACGGCGGATATGTACAGGCTGCGGCGGGCAGTCTGATCGTGGGAGTGACACCGACAGCAATCGATCGACTGAACATCCTCGGGACTGCGAGCCTTGCCGGCAATCTCGCAATCGCCTGGGCGCCGGGAACCTATGTTGCCGGCACCCGCAACTTCCTGAGTTCCACTGCCCTGAGCGGCTCCTTCGCGACCATCGGCAACGCGCCCGGAACGAGCGCCCCAACCGATCTCTCGGCGTCGGTGGCCTATACCGCTACCGGTGCCGATCTGGTCCTAACCATAGCCACACCGACCCCAACTCCGACTCCGACCCCCACCCCCACGCCTACTCCAACCCCGACACCGACGCCCACGCCCACGCCCACTCCGACGCCAACGCCAACGCCAACGCCCACTCCAACCCCGACGCCAACACCAACGCCCACTCCAACCCCCACGCCAACACCGGTAGTGGCACCCGCCTCGGCGCGACTATTCAGCCAGCAGATCGCGGGGTTCCTGACGGGCACCGAAACACAGGCGCTCGACCTGCTCGGCCGAGTGCAACCGGATGGTGGCGGGAACAGCTTTTTCAATCGGGAGACCGGCGAGCCGCATCGCTCACGCGCCTGGCTCGAAGCGAGAGGGACCACTACCGGAGCGGGATTCCGTGCACGCTCGGCATCGCTACAAATGGGCGGCGATCTTACGGCCGGCTCCCAGACTCGGGTCGGCCTAGCCCTTGCCTATGAACGCAACAGCGTGGATCGCGCCGGATCAGGCGGCAGCAGCGGCGATGGTGACGCCGTCAGCGCCAGCCTCTATGCCTCGCAACCGCTTGGCCCGATCGGGCTGTCCGCGGTGGTCAGTTACTCTCGTGCCTGGCTTGACTCGATGCGCGACACCGGTGCCGGGATCGCGCGGGCAAAGCGGGACCTCACCACCTTATCCGGCGGCATCCAGCTCTCCGCGCCCGTCGTGAGCGGTGGCTTCATCCTGACCCCGGCGGCTGGTGTGCTGGTATCGCATGTGAAGGCCGATGGCTTCACCGAGCGCGGCGCCCTGCCCGGCTTCGCCATACGCGGCCGCGAGTCCAGTCAAAGCTTGGCCTCGCCTTTCGCCACACTGGGCGTTTCTTACAAGTTCGTCGCCGGCAACGGCACCGCCTGGGTGCCCGATGTCGAGATCGGCTATCGCCGCAGCGATGTGGCGCATGGGCTCGATACGGCCCTGATCGCAGAGGACGGCACCGTTTTTGGCGGCAATCGCGCTGAACTGTCGCGGAATGTGATGCGCGGCGGCGCCAGCCTCAGCGTGCACCGCGATCGATGGACCGTTTATGCGAGCTACAGGGCGCAGGTCGCCGATGGCTGGGACAACCATAGCGGTCGCGTCGGCCTACGCTGGGCGTTCTAG
- a CDS encoding TIGR03032 family protein has product MLRSMLLADPAIDAVHRSAGATEGLASHPGPASSTFSFSPGLIDRLACLDVAMAFTSYQAGMLYMLGSQSGHGAQLHQAVVDKPMGLAVGDDGALVMAGDTAITRYRNALRPNQRVGDVFDACFMPRQTWLTGALDAHDVGIDAAGRILFVNTAFNCIATLSPVHSFAEVWRPRFISALVDEDRCHLNGLAMDRGAPVAVTACSRSDTIDGWRDRRSGGGVVIDVASGEIICAGLSMPHSPRAHQGLLWLLNSGTGELGFIAENERFEPAAFCPGFVRGLTFQGNLAFVGLSKPRYRRFEGLPLDRRLQDADSDPWCGIQVIDLENGACVDWFRIDGPVTEIYDVALIPGHRCPMSVSPGSPDAGRLVTIADQSNA; this is encoded by the coding sequence ATGTTGCGATCGATGCTACTAGCTGATCCGGCGATCGATGCGGTGCACAGAAGCGCCGGCGCGACTGAAGGCCTTGCGTCGCACCCTGGTCCCGCGTCCAGCACCTTCAGCTTTTCCCCCGGGCTGATTGACAGGCTGGCGTGCCTCGACGTGGCAATGGCATTCACGTCGTACCAGGCGGGTATGCTGTACATGCTAGGTTCCCAGTCAGGGCATGGGGCGCAACTGCATCAGGCGGTGGTCGACAAGCCGATGGGTCTGGCCGTCGGTGATGACGGCGCGCTAGTGATGGCCGGGGATACCGCCATAACCCGCTATCGCAATGCGCTGAGGCCAAACCAGCGGGTCGGCGACGTCTTCGACGCGTGCTTCATGCCGCGCCAGACCTGGCTGACCGGCGCGCTCGACGCGCACGACGTCGGGATCGATGCGGCGGGACGTATCCTCTTCGTCAACACCGCCTTCAACTGTATCGCGACCCTGTCACCGGTGCATTCGTTTGCCGAGGTCTGGCGCCCTCGTTTCATTTCTGCGCTCGTGGATGAGGATCGCTGCCACCTGAACGGCCTTGCGATGGATCGGGGTGCCCCCGTGGCGGTGACCGCGTGCAGCCGTTCCGACACGATTGACGGGTGGCGCGACCGACGCAGTGGCGGTGGCGTGGTCATCGATGTCGCGAGCGGCGAGATCATCTGTGCAGGGCTTTCGATGCCGCATTCGCCGCGAGCGCATCAGGGGCTGTTGTGGCTGCTCAATTCCGGGACCGGAGAACTTGGCTTCATCGCGGAGAACGAACGGTTCGAGCCGGCGGCCTTCTGCCCAGGCTTCGTCCGCGGCCTCACCTTTCAGGGAAACCTCGCCTTTGTCGGCCTGTCCAAGCCACGCTATCGGCGGTTCGAAGGGCTTCCGCTCGATCGCCGGTTGCAGGACGCGGATTCCGATCCCTGGTGCGGCATCCAGGTCATCGACCTGGAAAACGGCGCCTGCGTCGACTGGTTCAGGATCGATGGCCCCGTCACCGAAATCTACGATGTCGCGCTGATACCCGGGCACCGCTGCCCGATGTCCGTCAGTCCAGGATCGCCCGATGCTGGGCGTCTCGTGACCATCGCTGATCAATCAAACGCCTGA
- a CDS encoding helix-turn-helix domain-containing protein, whose amino-acid sequence MKSTEERADVDLLSTTLKAIRKDRRLRSSEVARALGMPLRSYEHLESGRGRFTFDRIVRFAEVTNSDPFAIIAVLALKSPEFALRCADNKLMTILMIAMSELNEKLGEDIVFLEPGTLIGAFTRVVKDLKDHIEKRDLFAETWLQERSSKVQGARPLRDGRLRGRVVE is encoded by the coding sequence ATGAAGAGCACGGAGGAGCGGGCCGACGTCGATCTTCTCTCGACGACGCTCAAGGCAATCCGGAAGGATCGTCGACTGCGGTCGAGCGAAGTCGCCCGTGCGCTGGGGATGCCATTGCGCTCGTACGAGCATCTCGAGTCAGGACGCGGGCGTTTCACCTTCGACCGGATTGTGCGCTTCGCCGAGGTCACCAACAGCGACCCGTTCGCGATCATCGCCGTGCTGGCGCTGAAATCCCCGGAGTTCGCGTTGCGGTGTGCGGACAACAAGCTGATGACGATTCTGATGATCGCAATGAGCGAACTCAACGAAAAGCTCGGTGAAGATATCGTTTTTCTCGAACCCGGAACCCTTATCGGTGCCTTCACCCGCGTGGTGAAGGACCTGAAAGACCATATCGAGAAACGGGACCTGTTTGCAGAAACCTGGCTCCAGGAGCGCAGTTCCAAGGTCCAGGGAGCCCGGCCGCTTCGCGACGGGAGATTGCGTGGACGCGTTGTCGAATAG
- a CDS encoding GntR family transcriptional regulator, producing MYRSLRQSLVAGTASPGDQIVVTEVAKGLRVSPTPVREALARLVGEGLVEDRRRHGYFVPLLSWFDLLELYDLCEALILAALRDARDRGAPPAIDAAPMSDHARTPQSFGVQLTTLLSLSRNARLLAAGRLQVDCLSGAIRIDARLYGDSSDRIQLSEMVAAGNWRAALQYVRREFRRRRSRAESVAFAMAAAHRAKNRANIV from the coding sequence GTGTATCGCTCGCTGCGGCAAAGCCTGGTGGCGGGAACGGCGTCCCCCGGCGACCAGATCGTCGTGACGGAGGTCGCCAAAGGTCTGCGGGTCAGCCCGACGCCGGTCCGCGAGGCGCTTGCGCGGCTGGTGGGCGAAGGACTCGTCGAGGACCGTCGCCGGCATGGCTATTTCGTCCCATTGCTGTCGTGGTTCGATCTCCTGGAGCTCTATGATCTCTGCGAAGCGCTCATCCTGGCAGCGCTTCGCGATGCCAGGGATCGAGGCGCGCCGCCCGCGATTGATGCTGCGCCGATGTCCGATCATGCCAGGACGCCGCAATCGTTCGGCGTGCAGCTGACCACGTTGCTTTCGCTGTCGCGGAACGCCAGGCTCCTTGCCGCCGGCCGCTTGCAAGTCGATTGTCTCTCCGGAGCCATTCGGATCGATGCCAGGCTGTATGGCGACAGCAGCGATCGCATCCAGCTATCGGAGATGGTCGCCGCGGGGAATTGGCGCGCGGCGCTTCAGTATGTGCGGAGAGAATTTCGTAGACGCCGCAGCCGCGCGGAGTCCGTTGCCTTTGCCATGGCAGCTGCACACCGGGCAAAAAATAGAGCCAATATCGTTTGA
- a CDS encoding lasso peptide biosynthesis B2 protein, translating into MYLADVEGDLVLLDARQNAYFCVPRADAGGLKAALTGNSRFRPAADMLDELEAAGLFTTIDTPSPSALLPFLATCDLYGSPGRRAALTPHQIWDLASAFVSAQLAIRFARPERWFRRIARRNAHGRRGARAGIEIAALARLARAAQPFLPGTARCLGSSLFLLGVLHRRGLSARWVFGVRTYPFEAHCWVEHDGMILNDSLEHARSFTPIAAV; encoded by the coding sequence GTGTACCTCGCGGATGTCGAGGGCGATCTCGTCCTCCTCGACGCGAGGCAGAACGCGTATTTCTGCGTGCCGCGCGCGGATGCCGGCGGGCTCAAGGCGGCGCTGACCGGCAACAGTCGGTTTCGGCCGGCCGCAGACATGCTGGACGAGCTGGAAGCGGCTGGATTGTTTACCACCATCGACACGCCCTCGCCCTCGGCGCTGCTGCCGTTCCTTGCGACCTGCGACCTGTATGGCAGCCCAGGCAGGCGTGCGGCCTTGACCCCGCACCAGATCTGGGACCTCGCGTCGGCGTTCGTATCCGCGCAGCTGGCCATCCGGTTCGCGCGGCCCGAGCGGTGGTTTCGGAGGATTGCGCGTCGAAACGCTCATGGGAGACGAGGGGCTCGCGCGGGGATCGAAATAGCGGCGCTCGCGCGGCTGGCACGCGCCGCGCAGCCCTTCTTGCCCGGAACCGCGAGATGCCTGGGTAGCTCGCTCTTCCTGCTTGGCGTCCTGCACCGGCGCGGGCTCAGCGCCCGCTGGGTGTTCGGTGTCCGGACCTATCCCTTCGAAGCGCATTGCTGGGTCGAGCATGACGGGATGATTTTGAATGACAGTCTTGAACACGCCCGGTCCTTCACGCCCATTGCCGCCGTCTGA